From a single Chloroflexota bacterium genomic region:
- a CDS encoding NYN domain-containing protein, producing the protein TRKLAHQENRDLRTIVEGRSFGAVRGRARRCSLSGRSYDRASINRIRYFTAAVQPRPNKPNQGLHQQMYLRALRTIPCLTIHEGTFRTDPVWMPLVNPAPGGPVTVQVLKTEEKGSDVNIATFLVSDAYERDFDVALLISNDSDLCVPISLVRNRLGLKVLVYNPHKRHSAQLRQVAQTCATSAWGHSWEVNSPLR; encoded by the coding sequence TAACTCGGAAGCTGGCTCACCAGGAGAACCGAGACCTCCGCACCATCGTCGAAGGCCGCTCATTTGGCGCAGTGCGTGGGCGAGCGCGACGCTGCTCCCTATCTGGTAGGAGTTATGACCGGGCCTCAATTAATCGCATCAGATACTTCACAGCGGCTGTTCAGCCACGCCCAAACAAGCCAAACCAGGGCCTGCATCAGCAGATGTACCTCCGGGCGCTACGGACAATCCCATGCCTGACCATCCACGAGGGAACGTTTCGAACCGATCCTGTCTGGATGCCCCTCGTCAATCCTGCCCCCGGCGGCCCAGTCACCGTGCAAGTGCTCAAGACTGAGGAGAAAGGGTCTGATGTCAATATAGCAACGTTTCTTGTCAGCGATGCATATGAGCGGGACTTTGATGTGGCCCTCCTCATCTCTAACGATTCTGACCTCTGCGTACCCATTTCTCTCGTCCGCAACCGCCTCGGATTGAAGGTACTGGTCTACAATCCGCACAAACGGCATAGCGCGCAGCTTCGCCAAGTGGCCCAGACATGCGCAACCTCCGCGTGGGGCCACTCCTGGGAAGTCAATTCGCCGCTACGTTGA